A region from the Rhodamnia argentea isolate NSW1041297 chromosome 7, ASM2092103v1, whole genome shotgun sequence genome encodes:
- the LOC115731323 gene encoding rust resistance kinase Lr10-like: protein MTCYKFHLNCGIGTNGYLDAMLWLFGIVFPCMVVKFILGAPCVLTLLVRKWRRRHLAMDQNVEEFLQSNNNFLPIRYSYSDIRKITGYLKDKLGEGGYSSVFKGKLRSGREVAVKILKKGKTNGQDFIGEVATIGRIHHVNVVGLIGYCFEGCKQVLVYDFMHNGSLDKHIFSRAEGTSLDCKEVYRIALGVVRGIEYLHRGCDVQILHFDIKPHNILLDRDFTPKVSDFGLARLYPTDHNTVTLTVARGTLGYMAPELVYKNLGGVSYKADVYSFGKLLIEMASGRKNWDAVVECSSQTYFPLWVHDQLSEGLDIPLEQAREEDRRTVKKMITVALWCIQWSPNDRPSMRKVLEMLEREADDLQLPPKPLFYPIEESTRDDGTWIGEGNDITSTPSTSAMTYEDSHLEDTSTGIAQV from the coding sequence TGTTTCCGTGCATGGTTGTGAAATTCATCTTGGGAGCCCCATGCGTGCTGACGTTGCTAGTACGCAAATGGAGGAGAAGACACTTAGCAATGGATCAAAACGTTGAGGAATTCTTGCAGTCCAATAATAACTTCTTGCCGATAAGGTACTCTTATTCTGATATTAGGAAAATCACGGGCTACCTCAAGGACAAGCTAGGCGAGGGAGGGTACAGTTCCGTGTTCAAAGGAAAGCTTCGGAGTGGCCGTGAGGTGGCTGTCAAGATTCTgaagaaggggaaaacaaaCGGGCAGGATTTCATCGGCGAAGTGGCTACCATCGGAAGAATTCACCATGTTAATGTGGTCGGACTCATTGGTTATTGTTTTGAGGGCTGCAAACAAGTTCTTGTCTACGATTTCATGCACAATGGGTCTTTGGACAAGCATATTTTCTCACGAGCAGAAGGGACTTCTCTTGATTGCAAGGAAGTGTACCGGATTGCTCTCGGAGTAGTTAGAGGGATTGAATATCTTCATCGAGGATGCGACGTACAAATTCTACACTTTGATATcaagcctcacaacattcttctCGATAGGGATTTCACCCCAAAAGTTTCCGACTTTGGGCTTGCAAGATTGTATCCCACGGACCACAATACCGTGACTCTAACTGTCGCGAGAGGAACCTTGGGATACATGGCTCCGGAGCTAGTCTACAAGAACCTTGGGGGCGTCTCTTACAAAGCGGATGTCTATAGTTTtggcaagttgttgatagaaaTGGCCAGTGGGAGGAAGAATTGGGACGCGGTTGTAGAGTGTTCCAGTCAGACTTACTTCCCTTTGTGGGTTCATGACCAACTTAGCGAAGGATTGGACATCCCGTTGGAGCAAGCTAGAGAGGAGGATAGGAGAACAGTAAAGAAGATGATAACAGTTGCTCTTTGGTGCATACAATGGAGTCCTAACGACCGCCCTTCGATGCGCAAAGTCTTGGAAATGCTGGAAAGAGAAGCAGATGATCTACAATTACCTCCCAAGCCACTCTTTTATCCAATAGAAGAGTCGACAAGAGATGATGGAACTTGGATTGGGGAAGGCAATGATATTACATCCACTCCATCAACTAGTGCAATGACTTATGAAGATTCTCATCTCGAGGATACTAGTACTGGCATTGCACAAGTGTAG